One Halostagnicola kamekurae DNA segment encodes these proteins:
- a CDS encoding DoxX family protein produces the protein MATRNSLERTGTRWNPVVLRLALGIVFVISGLGKVLGIGPKASGIAGFTETLAGLGLPFPTLFAWAVGLVELVGGGLLLVGLFTRYAAGLLAVIMSVATVLVHLPYGFVAGDGGIEYTLVLTLVSLALVLSGPGACSLERYLFDEELFVPADSSRGHQTG, from the coding sequence ATGGCGACTAGAAATTCGCTCGAGCGAACCGGAACGCGCTGGAATCCCGTCGTCCTTCGACTGGCGTTGGGAATCGTCTTTGTCATCTCCGGGCTCGGAAAAGTACTCGGTATCGGTCCGAAAGCGAGCGGTATCGCCGGGTTCACTGAAACACTCGCGGGACTCGGTCTCCCCTTCCCGACGCTGTTCGCGTGGGCCGTCGGCCTCGTCGAGCTCGTCGGCGGCGGCTTGCTCCTGGTCGGACTGTTCACCCGATACGCCGCGGGGCTCCTCGCCGTGATCATGAGCGTCGCCACCGTGCTCGTCCACCTTCCCTACGGGTTCGTCGCCGGCGACGGCGGCATCGAGTACACGCTCGTCCTGACGCTCGTCTCGCTCGCGCTCGTTCTGAGCGGCCCGGGCGCGTGCTCGCTCGAGCGATATCTCTTCGACGAGGAACTGTTCGTTCCGGCGGACTCGAGTCGCGGCCACCAAACCGGCTGA
- the thsA gene encoding thermosome subunit alpha: MGNQPMIVLSEDSQRTSGKDAQSMNITAGKAVAESVRTTLGPKGMDKMLVDSTGSVVVTNDGVTILSEMDIDHPAANMIVEVAQTQEDEVGDGTTSAVVVSGELLKRAEELLDQDIHATTLAQGYRQAAEEATEALEEIAIEVDEDDTEVLEQIASTAMTGKGAENARDLLSELVVQAVQTVSDDGDVDTDNIKVEKVVGGSIENSELVEGVIVDKERVSDNMPYFAEDANVAIVDGALEVKETEIDAEVNVTDPDQLQQFMEQEEAQLEEMATTLADVGADVVFVDGGIDDMAQHYLAQEGIIAVRRVKSSDQGQLARATGASPVTTVDDLTEDDLGFAGSVAQKDIAGDQRIFVEDVDDAKAVTLILRGGTEHVIDEVDRAIEDSLGVVQATIEDGKVVAGGGAPEVELSLALRDHADSVGGREQLAIEAFADALEVVPRTLAENAGLDPIDSLVELRSAHDGGDTAAGLDAYTGDTIDMDAEGVYEPLRVKTQAIESATEAAVMLLRIDDVIAAGELKGGAPDDDDDDEMPAGGPGGPGGMGGGMGGMGGGMGGMM, translated from the coding sequence ATGGGCAACCAGCCGATGATCGTACTTTCCGAGGACAGCCAGCGTACCTCCGGAAAAGACGCACAGTCGATGAACATCACGGCCGGGAAAGCCGTCGCGGAATCGGTTCGCACGACGCTCGGACCGAAAGGGATGGACAAAATGCTCGTCGACTCGACGGGCTCGGTCGTCGTCACCAACGACGGCGTCACCATCCTCTCGGAGATGGACATCGACCACCCGGCGGCCAACATGATCGTCGAGGTCGCCCAGACGCAGGAAGACGAAGTCGGCGACGGCACAACCTCCGCCGTCGTCGTCTCGGGCGAACTCCTCAAACGCGCCGAGGAGCTCCTCGACCAGGACATCCACGCGACGACGCTCGCACAGGGGTATCGCCAGGCCGCCGAAGAGGCGACCGAAGCCCTCGAGGAGATCGCCATCGAAGTCGACGAGGACGACACGGAGGTCCTCGAACAGATCGCCTCGACGGCGATGACCGGAAAGGGCGCCGAGAACGCTCGAGACCTGCTCTCGGAGCTCGTCGTTCAGGCGGTCCAGACGGTCTCCGACGACGGCGACGTCGATACGGACAACATCAAAGTCGAGAAGGTCGTCGGCGGCTCGATCGAGAACTCCGAGCTCGTCGAGGGCGTCATCGTCGACAAAGAGCGCGTCTCGGACAACATGCCGTACTTCGCCGAAGACGCCAACGTCGCCATCGTCGACGGTGCGCTCGAGGTCAAAGAGACCGAAATCGACGCCGAAGTCAACGTCACCGATCCGGATCAGCTCCAGCAGTTCATGGAGCAAGAGGAAGCGCAGCTCGAGGAGATGGCCACGACGCTCGCGGACGTCGGCGCTGACGTCGTCTTCGTCGACGGCGGCATCGACGACATGGCCCAGCATTACCTCGCACAGGAGGGCATCATCGCCGTCCGTCGCGTCAAATCCAGCGACCAGGGTCAGCTTGCTCGCGCGACCGGCGCCTCGCCCGTCACGACCGTCGACGACCTGACCGAGGACGACCTCGGCTTCGCCGGCAGCGTCGCACAGAAGGACATCGCCGGCGACCAGCGCATCTTCGTCGAGGACGTCGACGACGCGAAGGCCGTCACCCTGATCCTCCGCGGCGGCACCGAGCACGTCATCGACGAGGTCGACCGCGCCATCGAGGACTCGCTTGGCGTCGTTCAGGCCACCATCGAGGACGGCAAGGTCGTCGCCGGCGGCGGCGCACCCGAAGTCGAGCTCTCGCTCGCGCTCCGCGACCACGCCGACTCCGTCGGCGGCCGCGAACAGCTCGCGATCGAAGCGTTCGCCGACGCGCTCGAGGTCGTGCCGCGCACGCTGGCCGAGAACGCTGGTCTCGACCCCATCGACTCGCTGGTCGAACTGCGAAGCGCACACGACGGCGGCGACACGGCCGCCGGTCTCGACGCCTACACCGGCGACACCATCGACATGGACGCCGAGGGCGTCTACGAGCCGCTTCGCGTGAAGACACAGGCGATCGAATCCGCGACCGAAGCCGCGGTCATGCTGCTTCGCATCGACGACGTCATCGCCGCTGGCGAACTCAAAGGCGGCGCGCCGGACGACGACGATGACGACGAGATGCCGGCCGGCGGCCCAGGCGGCCCAGGCGGAATGGGCGGCGGCATGGGCGGCATGGGCGGTGGCATGGGCGGCATGATGTAA